The following proteins come from a genomic window of Pyxidicoccus sp. MSG2:
- a CDS encoding glycosyltransferase: MDPREEGWPSMDLVGEALLEGLAAHPTEVSAVSVRPSMPSVARRLPRLGTRNAAFNVDRMLTRFGLYPGHALRSRTRYDAFHVVDHTYAQLVHALPAGHTGVFCHDLDAFRSVLEPEREPRPAWFRLMARAQLAGLERAALVFHSTQAVRSELLARGVVDASRLVWAPYGVSPEYRPEPVPGDRSEEVLAPLGSRPYLLHVGSAIPRKRLDVLFAVFAALRARHPELRLVQQGGTLNPTQRAQIEALGIGDALLQPPRQERPTLSGLYRRARAVLVTSEAEGFGLPVIEALACGAPVVASDLPVLREVGAETCAWCPVGEVPAWVDTVDALLTGSHPPPPREARLARAARFTWTAHARTVLDAYLRLLSGASRAARPSPPAR; this comes from the coding sequence ATGGACCCGCGCGAAGAGGGCTGGCCTAGCATGGACCTCGTGGGCGAGGCGCTTCTGGAAGGACTCGCCGCACACCCCACCGAGGTCTCCGCCGTCAGCGTGCGTCCGTCGATGCCCTCCGTGGCGCGCCGGCTGCCTCGGCTGGGCACGCGCAACGCGGCCTTCAACGTGGACCGCATGCTCACCCGCTTCGGCCTGTACCCGGGCCACGCGCTGCGCTCGCGCACCCGGTACGACGCGTTCCACGTGGTGGACCACACCTACGCGCAGCTCGTGCACGCGCTACCGGCCGGGCACACCGGCGTCTTCTGCCACGACCTGGACGCATTCCGCTCCGTGCTGGAGCCCGAGCGCGAGCCGCGCCCGGCCTGGTTCCGCCTCATGGCCCGCGCCCAGCTCGCGGGGCTGGAGCGCGCCGCGCTCGTCTTCCACAGCACCCAGGCGGTGCGCTCGGAGCTGCTCGCGCGCGGCGTGGTGGACGCTTCGCGGCTCGTCTGGGCGCCCTACGGCGTGTCCCCGGAGTACCGCCCCGAGCCGGTGCCAGGAGACCGGAGCGAGGAAGTGCTCGCGCCCCTCGGCAGCCGGCCCTATCTGCTGCATGTCGGCAGCGCGATTCCCCGCAAGCGGCTCGACGTGCTCTTCGCCGTCTTCGCCGCGCTTCGCGCCCGCCACCCGGAGCTGCGGCTGGTGCAGCAGGGCGGCACGCTGAACCCCACGCAGCGCGCGCAGATAGAGGCGCTCGGCATCGGTGATGCGCTACTCCAGCCTCCGCGACAGGAGCGGCCCACACTTTCAGGACTCTACCGGCGCGCCCGGGCCGTGCTGGTGACGAGCGAGGCGGAGGGCTTCGGCCTGCCCGTCATCGAGGCCCTCGCGTGCGGCGCGCCCGTGGTGGCCAGCGACCTGCCCGTGCTGCGTGAGGTGGGCGCGGAGACCTGCGCCTGGTGTCCGGTGGGTGAAGTGCCGGCGTGGGTGGACACCGTGGACGCGCTCCTCACCGGAAGCCACCCTCCCCCGCCGCGCGAGGCCCGGCTCGCCCGTGCCGCGCGCTTCACCTGGACCGCGCACGCGCGCACCGTGCTGGATGCGTACCTGCGACTGCTGAGCGGCGCATCGCGAGCAGCACGCCCATCACCGCCAGCACGGTGA
- a CDS encoding glycosyltransferase family 4 protein — translation MPSSSTAPAWHVLTGEYPPQPGGVSDYTRQVATALVRAGQEVYVWAPGDSGVHVEDGVTVHRVPGLFTPVGLTKLARGLDACAGPRRLLLQYVPHAFGMKAMNVPFCAWFAARRKDERWVFFHEVVYPWSPRAPLRHQVLAGTTRVMLRLVAGAADRVFVSIPTWAEHLPARVRRRAEWRPVPSTLPPEAAEGAVAAVRSALGPGPWLGHFGTYGALTVGPLEAVLVPLLRAGAERKALLLGRGSRAFGEALGARHPELAGRWVTRDSLAPEDVVAHLAACDVLVQPYPDGVSARRTTTMAGLALGRPLVTNTGHLTEPMWRGLGAVELVEGTAPEPLVAATERLLSDVAARTALGERAARVYRERFALERTLEALLRPGVEGTRS, via the coding sequence ATGCCCTCCTCCTCCACCGCCCCCGCGTGGCACGTCCTCACGGGCGAGTACCCACCCCAGCCGGGCGGCGTCAGCGACTACACGCGCCAGGTGGCCACCGCGCTCGTCCGCGCCGGGCAGGAGGTCTACGTCTGGGCGCCGGGTGACTCGGGCGTGCACGTGGAGGACGGCGTCACCGTGCATCGTGTCCCCGGCCTCTTCACGCCCGTGGGCCTGACGAAGCTGGCGCGCGGGCTGGATGCGTGCGCGGGGCCTCGCCGGCTGCTGCTCCAGTACGTGCCGCATGCGTTCGGCATGAAGGCGATGAACGTGCCCTTCTGCGCGTGGTTCGCCGCGCGCCGGAAGGACGAGCGCTGGGTGTTCTTCCACGAGGTGGTGTACCCGTGGAGCCCGCGCGCACCGCTGCGGCACCAGGTGCTCGCGGGCACCACGCGGGTGATGCTGCGGCTGGTGGCCGGGGCCGCGGACCGCGTCTTCGTCTCCATCCCCACCTGGGCGGAGCACCTGCCCGCCCGCGTGCGTCGCCGCGCGGAGTGGAGGCCGGTGCCCAGCACCCTGCCTCCCGAGGCTGCCGAGGGCGCGGTGGCGGCGGTGCGCTCGGCGCTGGGGCCCGGACCGTGGCTGGGGCACTTCGGCACCTATGGCGCGCTCACCGTCGGGCCGCTGGAGGCGGTGCTGGTGCCGCTGCTGCGCGCGGGCGCGGAGCGCAAGGCGCTGCTGCTGGGGCGCGGGAGCCGGGCGTTTGGTGAGGCCCTGGGCGCGCGCCATCCGGAGCTGGCGGGACGGTGGGTGACTCGGGATTCGCTCGCGCCGGAGGACGTGGTGGCACACCTGGCGGCGTGTGACGTGCTGGTGCAGCCCTATCCGGATGGCGTGAGCGCGCGCCGCACCACCACCATGGCGGGGCTGGCGCTGGGGAGGCCGCTCGTCACCAACACGGGGCACCTTACGGAACCGATGTGGCGCGGGCTGGGCGCGGTGGAGCTGGTGGAGGGCACGGCGCCGGAACCGCTGGTGGCGGCCACGGAGCGGCTGCTGTCCGACGTGGCCGCGCGCACCGCGCTGGGCGAGCGCGCCGCGCGGGTGTACCGCGAGCGCTTCGCGCTGGAGCGCACGCTGGAGGCGCTGCTGCGTCCCGGGGTGGAAGGGACGCGCTCGTGA